In Mangifera indica cultivar Alphonso chromosome 1, CATAS_Mindica_2.1, whole genome shotgun sequence, a single genomic region encodes these proteins:
- the LOC123230219 gene encoding membrane protein of ER body-like protein isoform X1: MDLVGQNQSLHHRQDEEEEEEEVTLLVRQSRHNSAQANEKAEEHAPEAEKEKQELDNAGGREEEGNGSVDGFSGMKNLADESVVLEANLKDEELHVSADITHESGKNLEDEILSSLSLPMVQMSNENICIDTPTEISQENGKNLEDEMLSSLSLPVGQMSHEEISIDLEHLKDKTGEHADVELIEEVDQEWTEIDVEMVLKKQNTHDLLCPNCNSCITRRVILRRKKPKFRTIPHRPKRGKSEIQSVPDANPAYATNVEDPDTSNSSNDAPTHVADDDNHDKQPEAFRCLSCFSIFIPTGNGLKLFQVFGDSNKNGKMEDVQSIPASKKNWFTSLFALDNKKADIDQGTRSTKPSEVDIINQHKSSCNSDHTLSGHESDHPVVPPDDRSPIETKEVEDDTLAKSQQGEMGSLNHSKVESNLTEKLLIDHKTNMETENKTPAHHNGLDLSTEGASSPIKAPCSAGLVSSALIDSQEVGKGIVNSTTRELIPCNDVSSDVEKKSTQGASSINALISVGLSSSALVDSVEAGRATEYSLIKKPIPYNGVSSDVRVTMGDLMINNKTGDDVIVNITETQSVEQTSSLRVQDVDTSSQERLLPESGTQTLVDHRQGAAESEALQWDILKCIVYGGLVESITSLGVVSSAAAAGASTLNILALGLANLIGGLFIIAHNLGGLRNESSGETEHEDRYQQQLGRRDRFSLHATVVILSFLIFGLVPPVVYSFSFRKSDNVDYKLAAVAGSSLACIFLLAVGKAHVQAPPKSYIKTTLHYVILGVLSSGVSYVVGDLIKMLMEKLNWFESSTDFMIPHRKNPGWESY, translated from the exons ATGGACTTGGTGGGACAAAACCAATCACTTCACCATCGTcaggatgaagaagaagaagaagaagaagtgaCGCTTCTTGTTCGCCAGTCTCGTCACAATTCTGCTCAAGCGAATGAGAAAGCTGAAGAACATGCCCCAGAAGctgagaaagaaaaacaagagcTTGATAATGCAGGTGGGCGTGAAGAAGAAG GCAATGGATCTGTTGATGGATTTTCTGGAATGAAAAATCTTGCAGACGAGTCTGTTGTTTTGGAGGCAAATCTGAAGGATGAGGAGTTGCATGTGAGCGCTGATATCACTCATGAAAGTGGCAAGAATTTGGAAGATGAAATCctttcaagtttgagtttgccTATGGTTCAAATGTCTAATGAAAATATATGCATAGATACTCCCACTGAAATCAGTCAGGAAAATGGGAAGAATTTGGAAGATGAAATGctttcaagtttgagtttgccCGTGGGTCAAATGTCTCATGAAGAAATAAGTATAGATCTGGAGCATCTTAAGGATAAAACTGGAGAACATGCAGATGTTGAATTAATAGAGGAAGTTGACCAAGAATGGACAGAAATAGATGTCGAGATGGTGTTAAAAAAGCAGAATACACATGATTTATTATGTCCTAATTGTAATTCTTGTATAACCAGAAGGGTCATCCTTCGTAGAAAGAAGCCAAAATTTCGAACTATTCCCCATAGACCAAAACGTGGCAAGTCTGAAATACAATCTGTTCCAGATGCTAATCCAGCTTATGCAACCAATGTTGAAGATCCTGACACTTCTAATAGTTCAAATGACGCCCCTACCCATGTAGCTGATGATGACAATCATGATAAACAACCAGAGGCATTCAGATGCTTATCATGCTTCAGCATTTTCATTCCTACAG GTAATGGACTTAAACTATTTCAAGTTTTTGGAGATAGCAATAAGAATGGAAAAATGGAAGATGTTCAAAGTATACCTGCATCCAAGAAAAATTGGTTCACCTCTCTTTTTGCATTAGATAACAAGAAAGCAGATATTGATCAAG GTACAAGATCAACAAAGCCTTCAGAAGTAGATATAATTAATCAGCATAAATCATCATGTAATTCTGACCATACACTATCTGGCCATGAAAGTGATCATCCAGTGGTACCACCTGATGACAGAAGTCCAATAGAAACTAAAGAAGTTGAAGACGATACCCTTGCTAAGTCTCAGCAAGGTGAAATGGGCTCTTTAAATCATTCAAAAGTGGAGTCTAACTTGACTGAGAAACTCTTGATAGACCACAAAACCAATATGGAAACAGAGAACAAGACACCTGCTCATCATAATGGTCTTGACTTATCAACTGAAGGTGCTTCGTCACCAATTAAAGCTCCTTGCAGTGCAGGGCTGGTTAGCTCTGCACTAATAGATTCTCAGGAAGTTGGGAAGGGTATTGTAAATTCCACAACAAGAGAACTGATACCTTGTAATGATGTATCAAGTGATGTGGAGAAGAAATCAACTCAAGGTGCTTCGTCAATTAATGCTCTTATCAGTGTAGGACTTTCTAGTTCTGCATTAGTTGATTCTGTAGAGGCTGGGAGAGCTACTGaatattctttaataaaaaagcCAATACCTTACAATGGTGTATCAAGTGATGTGAGGGTGACCATGGGTGATTTGATGATTAACAACAAAACAG GGGATGATGTGATAGTGAATATCACTGAAACACAGTCAGTTGAACAAACATCTTCTTTGAGGGTACAAGATGTTGACACTTCTTCACAAGAAAGACTTCTGCCGGAGAGTGGAACTCAGACACTTGTTGACCACCGACAAGGTGCTGCAGAAAGTGAAGCCCTTCAGTGGGATATTCTAAAATGCATTGTGTATGGTGGTTTAGTTGAATCAATAACAAGTCTTGGAGTTGTATCTTCTGCAGCGGCTGCTGGTGCTTCAACAT TGAACATTTTGGCTTTGGGATTGGCAAATCTTATCGGTGGACTTTTCATTATTGCTCACAAT CTTGGAGGCTTGAGAAATGAAAGTTCTGGAGAGACTGAGCACGAAGACCGGTACCAACAACAACTTGGACGGAGAGACAGATTCTCACTTCATGCAACAGTAGTTATCTTATCATTTCTCATCTTTGGCTTGGTGCCTCCTGTCGTATATAGCTTCTCATTTCGTAAGAGTGACAATGTAGATTATAAGCTTGCCGCAGTTGCAGGTTCCTCTCTTGCGTGCATCTTTTTGCTTGCAGTTGGGAAGGCTCATGTGCAGGCGCCACCCAAATCTTACATCAAAACAACATTGCACTATGTTATCTTAGGAGTTCTGTCCTCCGGTGTGAGTTATGTTGTCGGCGACCTAATCAAGATGCTTATGGAGAAGCTTAACTGGTTTGAGTCGAGTACCGATTTCATGATACCTCACCGAAAGAACCCAGGATGGGAATCCTATTGA
- the LOC123225324 gene encoding autophagy-related protein 13a produces the protein MDFQSNLQSESGKLEQVISQFLLKILHVILESRVPSLHSRNRSSVYRVRRTDKWFNLVLGDRPSALDNLNFWHRNVLDPMIIDIILLHKDLNLVGSSSSSSNETVIERWVVQYESAKNMRHQMNDTSSSYKKTYRKSIILLRSLYTHMRLLPAYRIFRQLSSSSQSFNFDIIYKVSSFSNLLSLANEEMMCKYTFVPIEALPGRLCVSVTYLPTLTHFNLEPLVSLPPKIISDYVGSPLTDPMRSFPSSEKGACSTSFSFRGVRPPSPMPLERPHSWSSGFQKGAPFVQNQPISGSPSASRLSPLSYDFSSSPNDNYSHRVQNFRPTAHHRSPSYEEYQLSPPFSPYASPSPPTHLSSGNPIYANKSSGTAPVTIPHPMRSSRYLSSDFSDPNRHSLPPLSPISTKHDLSSQESTSANRLYRRTESLKAGELHGAVNHSSVHKMIRDSKDDSGRFSGLLSSSGSPRVGFSRSSSRLSFQDDLDDCDFSCPFDVDDVDTSDSIASQNLEAKTTAECSPQSHSTGRKSQDAAVGVLVQMLRTAPPLRQDSSIYSTHSLRPEDPEGGVGTASGFFMPRKTADALEELRSYREMRDLLLSKSGTRVLSREEAR, from the exons atggattttcaaTCGAATTTGCAATCGGAATCTGGAAAATTGGAACAAGTAATATCCCAGTTTCTGCTCAAGATTCTTCATGTGATACTCGAATCACGTGTTCCTTCTCTTCACTCACGCAACCGATCTTCGGTTTATCGCGTGAGGAGGACTGATAAATGGTTCAATTTAGTGCTGGGAGACCGCCCTTCTGCTttagataatttgaatttttggcATAGAAATGTTCTGGATCCTatgattattgatataattCTGCTTCATAAGGATCTCAATTTAGTTGGGTCGTCGTCATCCTCTTCTAATGAGACTGTGATCGAGAGATGGGTTGTTCAATATGAGTCTGCTAAAAATATGCGTCACCAAATGAATGATACTTCTTCGTCTTATAAAAAGACTTACAGGAAGTCCATTATACTTTTGAGATCACTTTATACCCATATGAGGCTTCTCCCAGCTTATAGGATCTTTCGCCAGCTTAGCTCGTCGAGTCagagttttaattttgatatcattTACAAGGTGTCTTCGTTTAGCAATCTGCTTTCACTGGCTAATGAGGAGATGATGTGCAAATACACTTTTGTTCCCATTGAGGCACTTCCTGGTCGCCTTTGTGTGTCTGTGACTTACCTTCCTACGCTAACTCATTTTAACCTTGAACCTTTAGTGTCATTGCCTCCTAAGATTATATCAGATTACGTTGGTAGTCCTTTAACTGATCCAATGAGGTCTTTTCCCTCTTCGGAGAAGGGTGCTTGCTCTACATCTTTTTCATTTAGAGGAGTTAGGCCTCCATCCCCTATGCCATTGGAACGTCCACATAGTTGGTCAAGTGGATTTCAAAAGGGAGCTCCATTTGTGCAGAATCAGCCAATTAGTGGTTCCCCTTCTGCATCTCGCCTATCCCCTCTGTCATATGATTTTTCATCTTCACCTAATGATAATTATAGTCATAGAGTTCAAAATTTTAGACCAACAGCTCATCATCGGTCTCCCAGTTATGAAGAGTATCAGCTTTCGCCTCCATTTTCGCCATATGCTTCCCCCTCTCCCCCTACACATTTGTCCAGTGGGAATCCTATTTATGCTAATAAAAGTTCTGGGACGGCCCCTGTAACTATCCCACATCCAATGCGAAGTTCTAGATACCTTTCTTCAGACTTTTCTGATCCAAATAGGCATTCTCTTCCACCGCTCTCTCCTATAAGTACAAAGCATGATCTTTCATCACAAGAGTCTACATCTGCAAACCGCTTATACAGGAGAACAGAGTCTCTAAAAGCTGGAGAATTGCATGGTGCAGTTAATCATTCTTCTGTCCACAAG ATGATCAGAGATAGTAAAGATGATAGTGGCCGGTTCTCAGGGTTGTTATCTTCTAGTGGCTCACCACGTGTTGGATTTTCTAGAAGCTCTAGTAGATTATCTTTTCAGGATGACTTGGATGATTGTGACTTCTCTTGTCCTTTTGATGTTGATGATGTTGATACATCAGATTCCATAGCCAG TCAGAATCTTGAGGCGAAAACAACTGCAGAGTGCTCACCCCAGTCACATTCAACGGGTAGAAAATCACAAGATGCTGCTGTTGGTGTTCTTGTGCAAATGTTGAGGACAGCCCCGCCTCTTCGTCAAGATTCTAGTATTTACTCTACCCACTCATTAAGGCCAGAAGATCCTGAGGGAGGGGTTGGTACAGCTTCTGGATTCTTCATGCCTCGAAAAACAGCAGATGCTCTGGAAGAGCTTAGGAGTTACCGAGAAATGAGAGACCTGCTTCTCTCCAAGAGTGGGACTCGGGTGTTAAGCAGGGAAGAGGCAAGATAG
- the LOC123230219 gene encoding membrane protein of ER body-like protein isoform X2, with translation MDLVGQNQSLHHRQDEEEEEEEVTLLVRQSRHNSAQANEKAEEHAPEAEKEKQELDNAGNGSVDGFSGMKNLADESVVLEANLKDEELHVSADITHESGKNLEDEILSSLSLPMVQMSNENICIDTPTEISQENGKNLEDEMLSSLSLPVGQMSHEEISIDLEHLKDKTGEHADVELIEEVDQEWTEIDVEMVLKKQNTHDLLCPNCNSCITRRVILRRKKPKFRTIPHRPKRGKSEIQSVPDANPAYATNVEDPDTSNSSNDAPTHVADDDNHDKQPEAFRCLSCFSIFIPTGNGLKLFQVFGDSNKNGKMEDVQSIPASKKNWFTSLFALDNKKADIDQGTRSTKPSEVDIINQHKSSCNSDHTLSGHESDHPVVPPDDRSPIETKEVEDDTLAKSQQGEMGSLNHSKVESNLTEKLLIDHKTNMETENKTPAHHNGLDLSTEGASSPIKAPCSAGLVSSALIDSQEVGKGIVNSTTRELIPCNDVSSDVEKKSTQGASSINALISVGLSSSALVDSVEAGRATEYSLIKKPIPYNGVSSDVRVTMGDLMINNKTGDDVIVNITETQSVEQTSSLRVQDVDTSSQERLLPESGTQTLVDHRQGAAESEALQWDILKCIVYGGLVESITSLGVVSSAAAAGASTLNILALGLANLIGGLFIIAHNLGGLRNESSGETEHEDRYQQQLGRRDRFSLHATVVILSFLIFGLVPPVVYSFSFRKSDNVDYKLAAVAGSSLACIFLLAVGKAHVQAPPKSYIKTTLHYVILGVLSSGVSYVVGDLIKMLMEKLNWFESSTDFMIPHRKNPGWESY, from the exons ATGGACTTGGTGGGACAAAACCAATCACTTCACCATCGTcaggatgaagaagaagaagaagaagaagtgaCGCTTCTTGTTCGCCAGTCTCGTCACAATTCTGCTCAAGCGAATGAGAAAGCTGAAGAACATGCCCCAGAAGctgagaaagaaaaacaagagcTTGATAATGCAG GCAATGGATCTGTTGATGGATTTTCTGGAATGAAAAATCTTGCAGACGAGTCTGTTGTTTTGGAGGCAAATCTGAAGGATGAGGAGTTGCATGTGAGCGCTGATATCACTCATGAAAGTGGCAAGAATTTGGAAGATGAAATCctttcaagtttgagtttgccTATGGTTCAAATGTCTAATGAAAATATATGCATAGATACTCCCACTGAAATCAGTCAGGAAAATGGGAAGAATTTGGAAGATGAAATGctttcaagtttgagtttgccCGTGGGTCAAATGTCTCATGAAGAAATAAGTATAGATCTGGAGCATCTTAAGGATAAAACTGGAGAACATGCAGATGTTGAATTAATAGAGGAAGTTGACCAAGAATGGACAGAAATAGATGTCGAGATGGTGTTAAAAAAGCAGAATACACATGATTTATTATGTCCTAATTGTAATTCTTGTATAACCAGAAGGGTCATCCTTCGTAGAAAGAAGCCAAAATTTCGAACTATTCCCCATAGACCAAAACGTGGCAAGTCTGAAATACAATCTGTTCCAGATGCTAATCCAGCTTATGCAACCAATGTTGAAGATCCTGACACTTCTAATAGTTCAAATGACGCCCCTACCCATGTAGCTGATGATGACAATCATGATAAACAACCAGAGGCATTCAGATGCTTATCATGCTTCAGCATTTTCATTCCTACAG GTAATGGACTTAAACTATTTCAAGTTTTTGGAGATAGCAATAAGAATGGAAAAATGGAAGATGTTCAAAGTATACCTGCATCCAAGAAAAATTGGTTCACCTCTCTTTTTGCATTAGATAACAAGAAAGCAGATATTGATCAAG GTACAAGATCAACAAAGCCTTCAGAAGTAGATATAATTAATCAGCATAAATCATCATGTAATTCTGACCATACACTATCTGGCCATGAAAGTGATCATCCAGTGGTACCACCTGATGACAGAAGTCCAATAGAAACTAAAGAAGTTGAAGACGATACCCTTGCTAAGTCTCAGCAAGGTGAAATGGGCTCTTTAAATCATTCAAAAGTGGAGTCTAACTTGACTGAGAAACTCTTGATAGACCACAAAACCAATATGGAAACAGAGAACAAGACACCTGCTCATCATAATGGTCTTGACTTATCAACTGAAGGTGCTTCGTCACCAATTAAAGCTCCTTGCAGTGCAGGGCTGGTTAGCTCTGCACTAATAGATTCTCAGGAAGTTGGGAAGGGTATTGTAAATTCCACAACAAGAGAACTGATACCTTGTAATGATGTATCAAGTGATGTGGAGAAGAAATCAACTCAAGGTGCTTCGTCAATTAATGCTCTTATCAGTGTAGGACTTTCTAGTTCTGCATTAGTTGATTCTGTAGAGGCTGGGAGAGCTACTGaatattctttaataaaaaagcCAATACCTTACAATGGTGTATCAAGTGATGTGAGGGTGACCATGGGTGATTTGATGATTAACAACAAAACAG GGGATGATGTGATAGTGAATATCACTGAAACACAGTCAGTTGAACAAACATCTTCTTTGAGGGTACAAGATGTTGACACTTCTTCACAAGAAAGACTTCTGCCGGAGAGTGGAACTCAGACACTTGTTGACCACCGACAAGGTGCTGCAGAAAGTGAAGCCCTTCAGTGGGATATTCTAAAATGCATTGTGTATGGTGGTTTAGTTGAATCAATAACAAGTCTTGGAGTTGTATCTTCTGCAGCGGCTGCTGGTGCTTCAACAT TGAACATTTTGGCTTTGGGATTGGCAAATCTTATCGGTGGACTTTTCATTATTGCTCACAAT CTTGGAGGCTTGAGAAATGAAAGTTCTGGAGAGACTGAGCACGAAGACCGGTACCAACAACAACTTGGACGGAGAGACAGATTCTCACTTCATGCAACAGTAGTTATCTTATCATTTCTCATCTTTGGCTTGGTGCCTCCTGTCGTATATAGCTTCTCATTTCGTAAGAGTGACAATGTAGATTATAAGCTTGCCGCAGTTGCAGGTTCCTCTCTTGCGTGCATCTTTTTGCTTGCAGTTGGGAAGGCTCATGTGCAGGCGCCACCCAAATCTTACATCAAAACAACATTGCACTATGTTATCTTAGGAGTTCTGTCCTCCGGTGTGAGTTATGTTGTCGGCGACCTAATCAAGATGCTTATGGAGAAGCTTAACTGGTTTGAGTCGAGTACCGATTTCATGATACCTCACCGAAAGAACCCAGGATGGGAATCCTATTGA
- the LOC123212308 gene encoding ribonuclease H2 subunit B, with translation MGWWNGSDGTRLLIAPDSNATESSGRLLSLLHPKSGTTTCYLFNNGVLQEINWFKQSYRSWFLGDYVCEDGRIFTATPVDPVFMMLPLFQEARMKKGDDPGKFRLLEEIIFVNGYPGYQYLLPVAENCMHVVCETKEIGSSIFFRLDDSKVLSWLSYKVRKLKETLPLLDKNYAAQDEKDTLADAVSILGEYVKDEPWLKLLCNNLNLNFPVESIKSQEMEVLQSSMETNLKSSNLFQGKNKSEKKSKTAKQTKKAKVETESRNIKDMFSRASRRGS, from the exons ATGGGTTGGTGGAACGGTAGTGATGGAACACGTCTTCTCATTGCTCCTG ATTCTAATGCTACTGAAAGCAGTGGGCGCTTGTTATCTTTACTCCATCCTAAATCAg GAACTACAACTTGCTATCTCTTTAACAATGGGGTGCTTCAAGAAATTAATTGGTTTAAGCAATCATACAGGTCTTGGTTTCTTGGTGATTATGTTTGTGAAG ATGGGCGCATATTTACTGCCACTCCAGTTGATCCCGTATTCATGATGCTGCCCCTTTTTCAAGAAGCTAGAATGAAG AAGGGGGATGATCCTGGGAAATTCAGGCTATTAGAAGAGATAATTTTCGTTAATGGCTACCCTGGTTATCAATATTTGCTACCTGTTGCTGAGAACTGTATGCATGTTGTCTGTGAAACCAAAG AAATTGGATCATCGATATTCTTTAGGCTTGATGACTCTAAGGTTTTATCTTGGTTATCCTACAAG GTACGCAAACTGAAAGAGACTCTACCACTTTTAGACAAGAACTATGCTGCTCAAGATGAAAAAGATACAT TAGCAGATGCGGTTTCAATATTAGGGGAGTATGTGAAGGATGAACCTTGGTTGAAGCTCTTGTGTAACAATTTGAA TTTAAATTTTCCAGTTGAAAGCATAAAGTCACAAGAGATGGAAGTTCTTCAAAGTTCCATGGAAACCAACCTTAAGTCTTCCAATCTCTTTCAG GGCAAGAACAAAAGCGAGAAGAAGTCCAAAACTGCAAAGCAAACCAAAAAGGCGAAAGTGGAGACTGAATCAAGGAACATCAAAGACATGTTTTCGAGGGCATCAAGAAGGGGAAGTTGA
- the LOC123214208 gene encoding zinc finger-containing ubiquitin peptidase 1, with product MDSSASCPFCHLTLPLTQLQRHANSHLDDEDDNKINPNLASKISFLVGSQIKSDFHKINYGLVLLLRKCLEQERDSSTTTYLSSYVDHFQSVVSEDLGWGCGWRNIQMLSSFVISERSDAKDVLFGGSGFVPDLPSLQRWLEIAWERGFDVVGSAHFNQSIYGSRSWIGATECAALFRSFGLRARVVDFSDKDFENLYLSVPNTVKRNDVTGKRKALQVLGPMDRYLVRKNCDANVGGEICRDLGSGNDVEMAKSDRHQILMDWVRNYFSDETSMIYGHRHVIITKKSPLYFQHDGHSRTIIGIQVKNLKKGIQQYNLLILDPAHETAALERSLKENKGWKKLLKRGVHTLKKPQYQLCYVDTGIATGKELEQLKTIDSTLITF from the exons ATGGATTCTTCTGCTTCCTGCCCCTTCTGTCATCTCACACTTCCACTTACACAGCTCCAGAG ACACGCCAATTCCCACCTTGATGATGAGGACGATAACAAAATTAACCCTAATTTGGCTTCAAAGATTTCATTCTTAGTTGGTTCTCAAATTAAGAGCGattttcacaaaataaattatggtTTAGTCTTGTTGTTGCGAAAATGTTTAGAACAGGAACGTGATAGCTCGACAACCACTTATCTATCGAGTTATGTGGATCATTTTCAGAGCGTTGTCTCTGAAGATTTGGGATGGGGTTGTGGATGGCGAAACATCCAAATGCTTTCTTCATTTGTTATTTCTGAAAGGTCGGATGCTAAGGATGTTTTATTTGGTGGTTCTGGTTTTGTACCCGATTTACCGTCCCTTCAGCGGTGGCTTGAGATTGCTTGGGAGAGGGGTTTTGATGTAGTGGGGTCGGCCCATTTTAATCAAAGTATTTATGGTTCTAGAAGTTGGATTGGAGCCACTGAATGTGCTGCCCTTTTTCGTTCGTTTGGATTGCGTGCTAGGGTTGTGGATTTTAGTGATAAGGATTTCGAAAATCTTTATCTCTCAGTTCCTAATACGGTGAAGAGAAATGATGTGACGGGTAAGAGGAAAGCGCTGCAAGTACTTGGACCAATGGATAGGTATTTGGTTAGAAAGAATTGTGATGCAAATGTTGGTGGTGAAATCTGTAGAGACTTGGGTAGTGGCAATGATGTGGAAATGGCAAAGAGTGACCGGCATCAAATTCTCATGGATTGGGTGCGGAATTATTTTTCAGATGAAACTTCAATGATATATGGTCATCGTCATGTGATCATTACTAAGAAATC GCCCTTGTACTTCCAGCATGATGGACATTCACGAACCATTATAGGGATTCAAGTTAAAAACCTAAAGAAGGGTATCCAGCAATACAATCTGTTAATTTTAGACCCTGCTCAT GAAACAGCTGCACTAGAAAGATCTCTCAAGGAAAATAAAGGATGGAAGAAGCTTTTAAAAAGAGGGGTTCACACACTGAAGAAGCCACAGTACCAG TTATGCTATGTTGATACTGGAATTGCCACTGGGAAGGAGTTGGAGCAGCTGAAGACAATAGATAGCACGTTGATTACATTCTGA